The Geobacter metallireducens GS-15 region AGCGGTCGTGAGATCACGGAAGGTCAGGACCAATCGGCCTTTCTCCTCCAAGGCTACAAAGGCTAATCGGCAGAGCTTCTCAACCGCTTCCCGGTTATCAAGGTGGGTTAAAGTGTCTCCCATACAGACGCACAACTCAGCCTTTCCCTGTAGATGTCTTGGAAAGTTCAGCAGATCGTCCTCTACGGTCATTATAGATAGCTCGTCCCGCCGCATGTTCAACTCGACCAACAGCTTAGGGGAAAGGTCGATGGCTGTAACCTGAAAGCCCGCACGGGCCAGCGGTATTGATTGAAAACCTGAGCCGGCGCCGAGGTCTATCGCCCGGCGGTTGCCTTGCGGGGTGATCCCGTGGGCCGCGAAGAATCTTTCGTTTTCCGTTGCCCTCGCCTCAAAGCTGCCAAAGAGCCAGGAGTAATGATCAGCCAAGAGATTTTCGTAATGATCGCGGATGTAAGACATTTGTCCTCTTTCTACATAAAGGTTTTGTGCGGCTGGGACGGGGGCTGGGAAGGGGACGGGGGCTGAGTACCGGGAAGGGGACGTAGTTGATTTGTTGATTTAAGCGTTGAGTTAGTCAACTAATCAACTACGTCCCCCGATAGACCCCGTCCCCCGATAGACCCTCAATCAAATAGCTTTAGTCTTTTGTACCATGATTTCTGGTTTTCAAAATTGCGGCTTCTCATTTAATCCCATTTCAATAAGCTATTTTAAGCTCGGAACACCATGATCTTAGTGTTTGGTTCTTCTATTCTTGCTCAACGGGGCTGCGCTTGATCTGCCGGACGTATTCATGCCCGGTCAAGGTCTGAGCGCGGGTTGGACATTTTATAGCATTGCTGCTACAGCACACAATCGGTGTTTGAAATACTCGATCCAAGGGTCGTTAAAATTTATCGTGGCAGCAACAGTTGAAGGGAGTCGCCCAGCCAATCCGTTGCAATCGTGTGGTTGACCCGTCATGATACGCTCAACTTCATCTGCAAGAATCAATGAAAACCATTTCCCCTTAAAAATTCTATGATGTTGACCTGTTTTGAAATATCTATCAATCTTCTTATTCGACAATTCCACTTTCCTCATCATTTCATCGAAAGATATGTTTGTACGTTGCGCAAGTGTGCGGACAAGGGATTCAAGTGCAATCGTGTCTGTCATACCACAATTACGTGTCTGAATTCGTGAAGGTGCTCCATAGTTTGCTTCACCACGGATTCCATCTTCAATGAGACGGAAACACAATGCAATCCAGTCACGCCATAAGTGAGAAACCCTTCTGCACCATTCAGATGAATTTCCAAGCACACCATGAAGCTTACGAGGATCAATCGAGGCAGCTGCCGCAACTCCAGTAACAAGATCGCCATGCTCAAATATGTAATTTTGAACATCATAATACTGTGTATATATGACGTGTGTTGATCGTAGTTGCTTGCGCTTTATATCGTCAATATCCTTGTCTAAAATGAAAATACAAGCCGTTCTTTTGCCTTCGAAAAAAGATATGAGCGCACTTTTTCGACGGAGGCACCTAAAATAAGAAATCAACGCTTCTTTGCCACCGGCTCCTCCAGAAATTTGTTGGGCTGTCGAAATCTCAAATTCAATACTATCGGGTAGTGAAGCTTTACAGACTTTAGCAAAAAAATACGGATCACTCTGCTTCCCTTCGACAAAAATGAAAAGTTGAGTATTGGAAATCTGCATTGAACGAATATGCCCTGAGTTTGAATGTATTAGACGACTCATATATATGGCCACCTCATATCCTGAATATTTTATCATCAGAAATATCAGCCATTATTTCAGGCGAATGTGTAGCAAATATTAACTGTGCATCAGCATTAAGTGCTCGTATTGAACTAACCAAGTCTTTTTGCCAATCTATATGCATTGAAATTTCAGGTTCATCTATTATAAGTGAACTATCACCAATAAGTAGAGATTCTACCAATATTTTAAGTAGGTGCTTTTCGCCAGATGACAGAGTTGCTAACCCTATATCTTCGCCTGACATGCTCTTAACCTGTATTGATTTGTCTCCAAAATGAATTGATTTATTAGCAGTAAACATTTTTGAGATAAGCTTTTGCAGCATGTCTCTTGAACTCACTGCTGACTTAATTTTTTCCTCTACTGAATCAATGTCTTGAACTACATCTTGTAATGTTTGATCAGTTACATATCGTTTTTCAAAATCACTTCTCTTTCCTAGCAGGTTGTTGAAAAACTAAACCTTTTTGATTCAATAAGTTAGCGAACTGTGCTATATTTTTACGCGTAACAATCTGAATTTACAGGAGAAAAGTTATGCGCGGCGCCGAGACAAAAACCGAAGCTCTGTTCTGTTATCTCTCCCCTGAGTCGTACGTCCCGAAGGACCACCCCTTGCGGTCGATCAGGGCGATGGTGGATAAGGCCCTTGCAGAGCTCAGCCCGCAATTCGAGGCCATGTACTCCCACACCGGCCGGCCCTCGATTCCTCCTGAGCAGTTGCTTAAAGCACTTCTGCTTCAGGCGCTGTACACCATCAGGAGTAACCGTCTGCTGGTGGAGCAGATCAGCTACAGCATCCTGTTCCGCTGGTTTGTGGGATTGGCCCTGGACGAGAAGGTCTGGGACCACTCCTCGTTTTCCACCAACCTGGAGCGGTTGATCGATACCGACGTGGCACGGCTGCTCTTGGCAAAAGTAGTTGAGCAGGCCCGAAGGGCAAAGCTGTTGTCCGACGAGCACTTCAGCGTTGACGGCACCCTCATCGAGGCGTGGGCTTCTATCAAGAGCTTTCGGCCCAAGGATGGACCAAAGCCTCCAGTGGGTCGTAACACGGAGCGTGATTTCCACGGCGAAAAGCTCAAAAACGACACCCATGCCTCCACCACCGATCCGGATGCGCGGATTGCCAGGAGAAGCTCGGGCAAAGAGGCGAAGCTCAGTTACCACGGGCACGCTCTCATGGAGAACCGCAACGGGATCATCGTCGATGCCAGAATCACCCACGCAACCGGTACCGCTGAGCGGGATACCGCAGTCGAGATGATCGCAGACGTCGCCGGTAACAAGCGGATCACCATGGGCGGCGACAAGGGCTACGACACCAAAGAGTGCGTCAAAGATCTGCGAGCACTCAAGGTAACCCCTCACATTGCTCAGAACACCGCTAACCGCCGCTCAGCCATCGATGGCAGGACTACCCGCCACGAAGGCTACAAAACCAGCCTGAGGATTCGCAAGCGGATCGAAGAGGCCTTCGGCTGGCTCAAGACTGTCGGCAATCTCCGCAAGACCCGGCATCGGGGAATAGCGAAAGTCGACTGGTACTTCACCATGGCCATTGCGGCATACAATCTGGTCCGGCTGCGCAATCTCGGGACGAAAACGGCATAATCAGGGGAATAATGCGACTCTTGGTGGCAAAGCCCGCCCGAAAAGGCCAAATCAAGGTAAAAAGCAAAGTTTCAAAGAACGAATAGGGCGAGATCAATGCAACTATCGGCCTAAAATGATCTCCTTGAAGGGGATTGCCCTGGAAATGAAGGAGTTTTTCAACGGCCTGCTAGAATTGAAGCGGTTGACTGCCTATCAAGAAATGACTTAACCAAATCATACGCGGCGTTAGCAGTGAGTATGTTCTTTCCACAGCTATTTCTTACACTCTGAGGTGAAAGAACTGCTCGAAGTATGCTGGCTAATCCTTGCTCTTGTGCAGCGCGAACTACACCCAACATCTCAGCAGAATATTTACTCCATAGGATTTCAACTGATTTTGCAAATAATGAATCAAGGTTTTCTTCCGTTAGCCAAGGCCGACTACCACGGGGATTGTCTTGGGACAGAAAACTCATTTCGTCGCTTACATGGATACGCGAAGTAGGCAGGAACTGGTGCGCCCAGCGTGTATCTGCACCTTCTTTATCAGAACAAGACCATGACATGTTTTTTTGTAACAGCTGCTCGCGAATAATAACCATTTCATTTTCAATAAATGAAGGTTGCTTCTTTGATTTGCTAATTCTGGATGAACTATTCTTGCGTATAGCCTTTTTCTCAATTGATCGAGTAAATACCTTGTTGTAATTTAAAGAAAATATGCTTACTTCCGCAGACTTAAATGGAACACCGCTTAGGATCTCTGTCTCGTTAGCCATTGCAGAATGCAGAATTTTTAATAGGGAAGTCTTACCGCTCCCATTCTGGCCAAAGAATATATTGGTGTCACGATTAAGGTCCATTTCGAGAGGCTTGTCGCGACCAGCGAGCCCTTCAATTCTAAAAGACACGATATGAGACATTGCCATTTCCTTCCATATAATGATTTTTAAAAAATTCGAATATTACGTCGATTGTTCAACAGCTCAAGGCGCCAGCGGCGGAGCGTCAGCGGAGACCGCTGTCGCCGCTGGATACTATGTAAGGCCCCCCTTGGGGGCTGGGAAGGGGACGTAGTTGATTTGTTGATTTAAGCGTTGAGTTAGTCAACTAATCAACTACGTCCCCCGATAGACCCCGAGGGTTATCTGTTTACTGCTTCAATACTTCCGTCTTCTCTAAGATAAAGAGAGTTGTTTTCAAATACATCTTCCATTATTGCTCGTGCGACATCATCAACTGTAATAATGTCTTCGGTTTGATGTTCATGCACTGCAACTGTGTATTCTGCCGATTTTATTTTCAGGTTACCTATTTCAGTGGGGAA contains the following coding sequences:
- a CDS encoding class I SAM-dependent methyltransferase, translating into MSYIRDHYENLLADHYSWLFGSFEARATENERFFAAHGITPQGNRRAIDLGAGSGFQSIPLARAGFQVTAIDLSPKLLVELNMRRDELSIMTVEDDLLNFPRHLQGKAELCVCMGDTLTHLDNREAVEKLCRLAFVALEEKGRLVLTFRDLTTALEGLDRFIPVRNDADKIFTCFLEYELEHVKVHDLIYEKIDSGWNLRKSFYRKCRVPFTWTKEILAAVGFNLRLFSRICGDTGVLASRQVCDIAPLAGT
- a CDS encoding DUF4435 domain-containing protein; translation: MSRLIHSNSGHIRSMQISNTQLFIFVEGKQSDPYFFAKVCKASLPDSIEFEISTAQQISGGAGGKEALISYFRCLRRKSALISFFEGKRTACIFILDKDIDDIKRKQLRSTHVIYTQYYDVQNYIFEHGDLVTGVAAAASIDPRKLHGVLGNSSEWCRRVSHLWRDWIALCFRLIEDGIRGEANYGAPSRIQTRNCGMTDTIALESLVRTLAQRTNISFDEMMRKVELSNKKIDRYFKTGQHHRIFKGKWFSLILADEVERIMTGQPHDCNGLAGRLPSTVAATINFNDPWIEYFKHRLCAVAAML
- a CDS encoding AAA family ATPase; translated protein: MLGKRSDFEKRYVTDQTLQDVVQDIDSVEEKIKSAVSSRDMLQKLISKMFTANKSIHFGDKSIQVKSMSGEDIGLATLSSGEKHLLKILVESLLIGDSSLIIDEPEISMHIDWQKDLVSSIRALNADAQLIFATHSPEIMADISDDKIFRI
- a CDS encoding IS5-like element ISGme1 family transposase, with amino-acid sequence MRGAETKTEALFCYLSPESYVPKDHPLRSIRAMVDKALAELSPQFEAMYSHTGRPSIPPEQLLKALLLQALYTIRSNRLLVEQISYSILFRWFVGLALDEKVWDHSSFSTNLERLIDTDVARLLLAKVVEQARRAKLLSDEHFSVDGTLIEAWASIKSFRPKDGPKPPVGRNTERDFHGEKLKNDTHASTTDPDARIARRSSGKEAKLSYHGHALMENRNGIIVDARITHATGTAERDTAVEMIADVAGNKRITMGGDKGYDTKECVKDLRALKVTPHIAQNTANRRSAIDGRTTRHEGYKTSLRIRKRIEEAFGWLKTVGNLRKTRHRGIAKVDWYFTMAIAAYNLVRLRNLGTKTA
- a CDS encoding ATP-binding protein, with the translated sequence MSHIVSFRIEGLAGRDKPLEMDLNRDTNIFFGQNGSGKTSLLKILHSAMANETEILSGVPFKSAEVSIFSLNYNKVFTRSIEKKAIRKNSSSRISKSKKQPSFIENEMVIIREQLLQKNMSWSCSDKEGADTRWAHQFLPTSRIHVSDEMSFLSQDNPRGSRPWLTEENLDSLFAKSVEILWSKYSAEMLGVVRAAQEQGLASILRAVLSPQSVRNSCGKNILTANAAYDLVKSFLDRQSTASILAGR